The genomic window CGCTCGACGGGCGCGCAATCGTGGTCCGTGGTCCGGAAGCCGGAGCGATGCGACGGGAGGCTCGACTCGTCAACGCTAATGGCACTATTGCGTGTACTCTCGTGAACGCGCCGTCGCGCGCGCCCAACGACGCTGCTCCTGTTCGCATCGTGATGTAGCCACGTCGTATTCCGGGCGCTCCCCAACGCGCCGAACTGTGGTGATCCGTATTACTGTGCGAGCTAACGCCGGCCACCGCCGGCTACTGATGAATTCCGCCGATCCTTCATTTCGCAGGAGATGCCCAGTGCACCTTCGGTTGATGAAAGCTGCGCTCCTCGGCTTATCCTTCGGGGCACCGCATCTCGCCGCGCAGGTGCCGCGATCTGAGTCGGGTACCGGCGCCGCTATCCCCCCCGTACACTTGGCCACGATTCCGGGCAACCCGTCACTTGATGTGCCGACGAGTGTGCACGTCTATCGTGACTCTGTTGCCGTTTGGTTTGCGCGCGGGACGGCTTCAGTCGAGCTGCTGACATTGAAGGATGGCCGCGTACGTCGAGTCGGACGAGAGGGTCGCGGTCCGATGGAGTTCTCGCCTACCTCCGTGGTTCAGGGTCTCCGCGCGGACTCCGCAGTCGTCCAAGACTACGCACTCCGTCGCCTGACCATTGTATCGCTACAAACGCTGAAGGGACGTGTGGTCACCGCCGCGGATTTTGACGGCGCGACCGGCGTCGTCCTATCGCGGACGTTTGGAGATGGCGGCTACATTGGACTTCGACCGATCACGAAACCCGGAGCCGGACCCACGGCGTATTTCGTAGACACTGCCGAAATCGTGCTTGCACCTGAGGTCGGCACCAGCACCACTCTGGCTCGGATCGGCGTGGGAGCGGGGATCCGCGTGCGTACGGAAAGCGGCTACCTCGTTACCGATCCACTTGTCGATGTAACACTACCGTGGGCGGCGACGCAGCGCGCACTATACTTTTTCTCCGGCAATGGCGATTCGCTCAACATCTCGTTGGGATCGAATGCGCGACGTACGACATTCGAGGTAACGTTGCCGACCGCCGAACTGCTGCCGGGCACCGCTCGCGAGATGCTCGCGAAGCGGGCGCGTGGAATGCGACTCTCGGCGAACGTCGAGCGGGCCCTTCCGGCCCAGATCCACTTTCCTCGTGCGATCCCTTTGACTGAGCGCCTCTATCCCGTCGAAGGTGGGGGGTTCTGGTTGCGAACGAGGGTGGCGCTATCGACCCAATCGATGCAACTCATGACCAAGTATAGCGACACGCTCGCACCGCTCGCCTGCTTCCATCTCGCGCGAAAGCAGCGCGTCCTCGGCGTCGGCGAGCGCATCACCATAGTTGGCGAGGAAGACGAAGACGGGCTCCTACAGCTTCGGGTAGGCACCGCAACGAATGGATGTGGGCTGCCACTGCTACGGAAGCCCGGCCCCCGCCAGCGGAGGTAGTGAGTGGCAGCAAGGGGTGCGTTCCGAAGCGACGCCGCAATGAGAACGCCCTACTATCGCAGCGCCCCGAACGACCGGCGCTCCGAGCAGATTCACGCGCCGACCGTTGCACTGCGCAAGCGATACCCAAGGAAGCGTATGACATGCCTCCGGCAGGGTGACCGCTAGTCCTTCAGCCCATGCCGAACGGCGGAGGGCCCTGACCACGGGAGTGGGTGCTTCGTGAGGAGTTGCGCCCATGACGCCAGCGCGATTCGCACGGGGGGAGAGTAGAGGTCGACCTGCTCAAGCAACTGCAGCGCGTCAGCCGGCTCAATCATGGCGAGCGCCCAACATGCTAACTCGCGGCACCCCGACTCCGCGTCCCGAAGGCTGAGTTCGCGGAGTAACTCACAATCGTATTGCACTCCGTGGATTCCGAGTCCCGCCAGCGCCATCAAGCGCACGTCTGCCGGTGTTGAGGTTTCCCGCAAGAGCGCACGGAAAGACGACGGCCGCGGGGTCGCCCCAAACGTTCGCCGGACTCGCGCAGCCAGGTGGCGCAGGCGTCGCGGTCCCAGTCGTTCGCAGAGAATCTGGCGCACGTCGCTCATGTCGTACACCCGGCCCCATCCCGACTCACGCTCGCCGGCTGGCGCGTCGACCGGTACGCGCTTGGAGCGGGCGCGACGGGTGGTGTACTGGGTCACCGCGCGAACGGTGATCCGCACGCGTTCCAGACGCAAGAGTTGCGACGCCCAATGTCGTATCGTCGGAACATCGAGATACGCCCCGGCGGTCCACTCGGAGGCCTCACGCTCGGAAAGTTCGCCGGTGGCGTTCGACTTCGGTGCCAACGCCCGAACGTGCCGCTGCACCGCGCGCTCGATGGCACCGAGCTCACGACGTGTTTTCGTGGTACGGGCGGTCGCTCCGAGTGCTAGCAGCGACTGGAGACTCTCCCGAACATCCGCCAGGACCGCGTTCAGTTCGTCGCGTCGACGGTCCAACACCTCTGCGACCGCCACCCGCGCCCGACCGAGCAGCCGAGTCCGTTCTAACGCCCGCCTTGCATCGCGCGTGACCAGTAGGGCTCGCACAAAGATGCGCCCCCGGGCATGATGCTCAACGGTCGTGAACCATCGAGCCCCATCGACGGTCCCCAGCTCAATCAGCTGTTCGGTCATCTCTAGCGGGCGATTCCCCATTACCTGTCGTGCGGTCGCAATGGGATTGTCTCGCTCGTGCCACGTCGCCCGGACGCTTTCGGCGATGTCGCGGAGGCACGCGGCACCGACGGGCGACGCGTTGATCGCGCCGACGAAGAGCTCCGCGAGTGTGCCTCCGAGACTCTTCGTGTGTCGCACACGCGTTGGTGCGCCCACGGGGACAGAGCGTCCGGTCGTCGACGCCGGGGCGAAGAGGACCTGCTCCGGCCGCCCCTCCCGAATTGTCCGCCACCGCATGGGATGGACGAGCGCGAGGTACTGAACCGCTCGCGTGAGATCCGCGTGATCGACCTCGTGGCCAAGGCTTCGCGCGCGCACGATGATTGCGCCGGTGCCGATTGGTCGGACGGCGCGCCCCTCACGTTCGGCGGCGCGCATTTCCTCCAGCATCGCCGTGAGCACCAGCCCGCGTGACGTGGCGCAGTTGGTTCTCGCGACCACGCTGTCTTCATGGGCGAGCAGACGATATTCATGCTTTCGACCGTCCAGACGCGCGACGCGACGCTCCACGATACGTCGGGAGAAGAACTTGGTGAATACTTGATGGACTTTAGTCCGCGCGCTGTGCGCAAAGAGATCGTCCAGTTCCGGCCAAGTCGTGACGCAGGTGGGAGAGATCCAGCTGTCTCGCTCCAACGGCCGTCCGAGCCACGCTTGGCGAACACGCTCAGCAATACACCCGCCAATCCATGCTTCTCCGGCGGTTGGATCGAGGTCAAAGGGGATCGTGAGCGGCTGGGCGATGGCGGTCCGCCGCAGCAGACCGGGGTCTTGAGATCGGGGCGAGCGAGTCATGGCCGCAGCCTAGAGCGGCCGGCGGCAAGTCGCCCGAATCGCAGTTCTCTTCGCTAGCTCAGCTGAGTCAGAGCCCGCGCGTTACGGACTGCCCCAGGCGGGCACGAGGTCGGCCGGACAGCGGAGTCACGTCCTGTCGGCGGGCTCGTGACCTTCGTGGCCCCATGGTCCGATGCCAACGACACCACGCAGCTGGCCGACCGCTTCGCTGGCACCACGTGCCCGCCGGCGATGAGTGCCACCTATCGCGAGGAGCATCGGCAGCATAAGGAGTCGGCGTGGGCACCTCCCGCAGGTATGCCGCGCCGCGAACGCTGCGTGTTACGGGCCTTGACCCAAACGGCGGGCGTATTCCTCGAACGCTGAGGCTGCGCGTGGTGACTCCAACAGCTGCTGCCATCGTGTATCGGCGGGATCGGGCCGCCCGAGGCCCACACACCAGAGCAACTCCAGCGCGCGGCGGCGATCCGCTCCAGACCCGAACGTGCGCAACGCCCTCCACTCGAGGTCGAGCGCGTCCCATCGCCTTTCGTCCCGCGCCACACGGGCGACGTGCTCCACGGCAATCGGTCGGAAGAATGGAGCGGCAGCCCGAATCCGTGCGCGCAATGCCCAGCGACTTTGAGGCGCACCGGCTTGCCGTCGAAGTACCTCCATCGCCTCGTGCGACGTCAGCCAGCATCCTGCGGACTCATCCAAGCACCGGGGGCGCTCCGTGGCCACTGAGAGGAACGTGGAGAGGGTCTCAAGCAGCGCCGTGGCGTAACGTTCCGCTCGTTGCAACTCCTCTCGCCACGGCGCACCGGCCGCCAGCGCCGCCTCACGAAGTACCGGCACGGTGATTTGCACCGTCCGCAGCAGTCGTTCGGCAGTGGCGATTCGCCCGATATTGGACATGTGCGCTATCGCGCGATCCCGAACCATACGAAATCGCAAACCTCGAAGCCATTGGGCTTCCTGGAGCGCGGCGAGATCCAGCACACCGCGAACCGCGTCACTCTTGAGGGCGAGGACGACGCTGCCGTCGAACCACCCAATAGAGCGCACCCCGTCATTATCGGTCGCGGTCTCGGACACGCCGCGCACACGCCGACCACACTCGTGCAACTGGCGGCGCACGAGGCCGGCCTCTTCCGCGGAGAGGGACCGAAGCATCTCGCGAAACACGACCGCGCGCCGACCGGTCCTGCGGACCTCCGTTCCGACTCGCTCGGCGACCGCTTCTATCGGCGCCTCCGGAACGCCCCCGACCCCACGACTCGCAACGGACACCCAGTGCATGCCACCACGCGGTGGATGCCGTGCCTCCACCAAGGGTGTGCGTCGCCGAGCGAGGTTGCGCAACGCCGCATACACGGCGTGCCACGTCAGCCGCGCCTGCCAACGCGGATCCGCCCGCTCGCGTAGCGTGCAGAGGAGCTCACTGGTGCTAAACGCCGCGCCTGTCGAGTACGGAGGAACTGCGCAGATGGCGCGCTGCACCCCTTCGATTATCGTCGGCGCGCGCTGGTCGAGCGTGGGGGAACCCGCATCGTGCGGCCAGTACAGCCGTCGACCGCCAGAGCGTATACCCGCCACGAGGCCGACGATGCGAGCCTGCCCCGTCCGCGCCCGTTCATCGAGTACCCGCTCCACGTCGCGCGGTCCTAGTGCGGCCGCTCGAACCGCGTCGACACGGGCGCACGCCGCGCGCACGTCTCCAAGGCGCTGTGGATATCCGGTGCGACAGGCTTCGGCATGGAAGACTGACCAGATCCAGCCGTTCTCGAGCGCTCGTCGGCTCCGCACCCGGTCGCCCTGCTTACGAGGTTCGACGACGACGATTGCGCTTTCGGGTCTGGTACTCACGGGCGAACGCAACAGAGGCGGCCACCTGCGTGGCGCGGAACGCTATCGCGGTCTCCACCGCGTGGCGCAAACTCGCTCCGTTCTTGATACGGATCTCGACCTCGCAGACCAATGTATCGAGTTCGCGCGGCTCTCCCCGGCAGGCACCGTGAAGGATCTCAATCACACGTCGCGTGTCCTTCGTCGGCTTGGCGAAGATCTCCCCGATGATGCCGTCGCGGGTCTCGAGAAAGGTCTGGAAATCCTCCGTGGACCAGTGCTGAAAGACCAGCACGCGACGGGTCCGCGAGCTCAGCGACTTCTGCTCGTCCATCTTGTTGGCGAGGTCGTCCATGCCCACGAGGAGTATACTGAGCCGCCAATGCTCCTCCAAGGCAAGATTGGTGATATGCGCCATCCCCCGCATTTCCGCTTCGGTCTTCGTACCCGCCTCGTCGACCACGATGAGCTGAATGTTCATCAGCCGACAATGCTCCACCACCATCTCGGCGAGCTCGTTCTCGGTCATATGCTTGTACTCACCTGCGCTGAGCGACTCCTCAAGGACCCCTTGAAAGACGGTATACACGCCACGTTTCATCCCGCGCGTAGTCTCGTGATCCGCGTCGCCTGCGGTCGCAAAGTAGACGGCACGAAACGCACCTGGCAGGTTTGCGTCTGCCTCTTGATTGCATTCTAACGCGAGTTGCTGGGCAGCAATGCTCTTCCCGAGCCCGGGCGGACCAGTCCACTCTTGCAGGCCAGGCGTCTTCAGCTGCATGCGCGCCAGCGTGATGTAGGGCCGAAGCTGTGCATGTTCGATGATATTCCCGAGAATCGGATCGCGACGCAGAATTTTTGGAGGGGCAGCGAGAAGTGTGCTCATAGATCGCGGCTGGTAGGGTTAGTATCGCGCGAGGCCGCAGTAGTCACACGAGACCCGCGAGAAAATCTCGCGCGACGTTCGTCGTCTTTGCGGTCGGCCCGGTGTCTACTACGTGCATGTCGCGCGTGGCGGGATCCGAATCCTCAGCTATGACGCCCTCGGCCTCACCGCCCATCGGGCCGCCCGCATTCCTCTGCTTCTGTCGTTCGCGGTCGCGTTCCCGCGCTCGCTCCTCAGCGGCGCGCTGATGGTCGAGCCGCACGAGTGCCTTGGAGTACTGTTGCGTGACGGCCACGAGACGAAGTCGCTCGCGCTGATTGATCTGGGACACTGCAGATTGCTCGCCGTACAGATCGCTGCGAATCATCTCGCCGAGGAGCACATTCGTTTCGGCGTCGTAAACGATGATGTAGTCGCTGATGTCCGGGTGATAGCGAACAATGACCTTTCGCTTTTGCAACTCGGTGAACGAGTGTCCGCCGTCCAATTGAATGTCCCCGAAATAGACATGGTTGCCAAACCGTACGCCGTTTCGCGTGAGCACGCGCTCTTCGTCCGATTTGAGTAGTAGCAGATCGACCACGTCCGGGTGAAGCAACGGCTTCCACTGCACGGTCTCGGCGAACCGGGCGAGTGGCGAGCCGTTCCGCTTCTCGGACTCACGCTGGCAGTACGCCACCCGGAATCGTTCAACTTCGGCCTTGATGCGTTGCACGGTAAGTAACCGTCCGGTATTCTTGCGCTGCGCGCCCTTGGACGTGCCGTCCGCCGGTTTGTAGCCCGGGAACATCGCGAGACTTTCGTTCAGCGTGCGAAAGAACCGCTCGATGTGCGGCTTCTCATCGGGGCTCCGGGGCGGCGCTTCACGTAGCTCGATGCCGAGCGCCGCCGTAACGGTCTCGACGTGACACGATGCGAAGTCAGCGCCCCGGTCGCAAATCAACTGCTCCGGCAGGCCGCCCACTTGCACGCCCGCAAGCTCCGTTGGCGTTAATGCCGCACGGAGGACGATGGAGGTGGTATAGGCAGTCGGGCATCGGGAGTCGACGAACACCGCCAATGGGTAACCCGAATAGGCGTCGATCACAGCAGTGATCCACAGGCGCTCGACTTCAAGCTCGCTTTCCGCATCAGCGATTGCGGCGATGTCGAGCGGACTATTGTCGATCTCCCAGATCTGATTTGCAAAGAGGGCTTCTGGCACTGCGAAGACGACGCGATGCTGCTTGGCATAAGCAGTAAGCCCGTTCGCGCGCACGGTCTTGACGGCGTCAGGCAGTCGAGCCAGAAACTTTTGGATCGTTTCTTCGGACGCGGTCGGAAATGGGAGCCGGACGCCCTCCGCCTCAGCTCGCCCTTGAAAAACCACCAGCTCTGCATTGACCAGCTGCGCGAGCTGCCAAACTTTGATCTTTCGGCGTCCGTTGTAGAACAGCAGCACGAGCGGCTGGACGAGTGGAACCATCACGGTGGGGCGGCACACCCGACGATGCCGGCGGTCGACCAACAGCTCGTCTTCTGATTCGCCACGCTCAGCCCGCTGGAAAAGCCGTTCGGCAAAGCGCTTCTCCGCCGGGGTGATCTCCCGATTCCGTACTTGGGCTGCAGCTGCCGCAGCGCTATGCGTTCCCCGAAGTTTTAGGAGCGCAGAACGATACAGGAACTCCGCATGCATGTCCGGATCATTGATCAGGCGCGCGAGACTCACCTCTTGCGTGCGCGCCGGCGCCTGGAGTGCCGCCTCCCAAGTAATCTTCCCGGCAATCAGGTCATCGAGAAACGAGGCCGGCGGGAGGTCGCTCACACTGAGGGGAAGCGGTTTGGGCGTGCGCTTCGCTGGATCTCTGCGTGGCGGCGCGGGCCAGCCGTGCGACGTCGCGGCGCTGACTTCATCGGGAAACAACGACGTCAGCGCTGCTTGCATCTGGTCACGAAACGAGCGTGCCGTTTCGAGTTTCTGGGCGATGTCCTCGGCGGTATCGAGTTGCAGGCGCCCAGGCCACTTTTGGATTCGGCGGAGCTCGCGCGTTTGCTCGTCAGTGAGCACCCCCGCTTGGTTCAGTCGCGCGCCGGCGGTAAAGATGTCGGAAACCACGGCCTTGAGCTGCGTACTGAGATCACGGCGATGCGCCTTCGACAAGGCGCGCGGCCGAGCGACCGTCGTGTCGACGGAGGCGGGCGCACGTGATCGCGTACGCGTGTCACTCGAGATCGGAGTTGGTGGAGTTGGCGACTGGATAACGAGCGATACGGGAGAAGACACGGTCAGACTCTCAGCGCGATGCGGTAGAAGCGAGGGAAGCTCGGCTCGTTCCGCAGCCTAGCGCATTTCCCTGGCTCGCCCATCCTGGTTCACCTGCTCGCGATTATAGTGTCTATAAACACTTCTTACTGCGCTAGACGTGAGTGTGAGCAAGCCCCAGTCACCTCCTGAGGCACGGGCGTGCTCACAACCGCGCCGCAGGGAGCGGCAGAGCTTCCGTGTCAGCCCGCGCCGTAGCGGCATGCGTGGCGGTCGTGGTGGGGCTACCGCAGCGGGCGCGCGCCCGTCCGCCGGCCGCGGCAGAATTCGTCTCCCGTGGTGGCGCCTGCTTCAGCTCAGGCTGAGGAACTCAAACCGCGAGTTCTGATGGTCCGCGATAGTCTCGATCTCGCGACTCTCAGCGTGCGCTCTGCAATCATCGAACAAGCCCAGAAATGCCGACCCTCGCGACAAGCCTGCACCACCAGGACCGAAGGGGCGACCGCGTGAGGACCGCCGGCCTGCGCATGCCACGGAGCACAACGCGCGCAGCAGCTCCAACAGAAGAGGAACGACGAGATCTACGAATCGCATTGCAGACGCGCGGTGTGCAGAATGTGCCGCACCTCGCGACACCAGCAATATACGTTGACTCGCCGATGCGCCAATATGCCGTCGCACCGGCGAGCCGCGAGCGTCGGTCACCTCGGAGGTACAACGTTCCGAGGT from Gemmatimonadaceae bacterium includes these protein-coding regions:
- a CDS encoding AAA family ATPase, whose protein sequence is MSTLLAAPPKILRRDPILGNIIEHAQLRPYITLARMQLKTPGLQEWTGPPGLGKSIAAQQLALECNQEADANLPGAFRAVYFATAGDADHETTRGMKRGVYTVFQGVLEESLSAGEYKHMTENELAEMVVEHCRLMNIQLIVVDEAGTKTEAEMRGMAHITNLALEEHWRLSILLVGMDDLANKMDEQKSLSSRTRRVLVFQHWSTEDFQTFLETRDGIIGEIFAKPTKDTRRVIEILHGACRGEPRELDTLVCEVEIRIKNGASLRHAVETAIAFRATQVAASVAFAREYQTRKRNRRRRTS
- a CDS encoding transposase family protein; its protein translation is MSKAHRRDLSTQLKAVVSDIFTAGARLNQAGVLTDEQTRELRRIQKWPGRLQLDTAEDIAQKLETARSFRDQMQAALTSLFPDEVSAATSHGWPAPPRRDPAKRTPKPLPLSVSDLPPASFLDDLIAGKITWEAALQAPARTQEVSLARLINDPDMHAEFLYRSALLKLRGTHSAAAAAAQVRNREITPAEKRFAERLFQRAERGESEDELLVDRRHRRVCRPTVMVPLVQPLVLLFYNGRRKIKVWQLAQLVNAELVVFQGRAEAEGVRLPFPTASEETIQKFLARLPDAVKTVRANGLTAYAKQHRVVFAVPEALFANQIWEIDNSPLDIAAIADAESELEVERLWITAVIDAYSGYPLAVFVDSRCPTAYTTSIVLRAALTPTELAGVQVGGLPEQLICDRGADFASCHVETVTAALGIELREAPPRSPDEKPHIERFFRTLNESLAMFPGYKPADGTSKGAQRKNTGRLLTVQRIKAEVERFRVAYCQRESEKRNGSPLARFAETVQWKPLLHPDVVDLLLLKSDEERVLTRNGVRFGNHVYFGDIQLDGGHSFTELQKRKVIVRYHPDISDYIIVYDAETNVLLGEMIRSDLYGEQSAVSQINQRERLRLVAVTQQYSKALVRLDHQRAAEERARERDRERQKQRNAGGPMGGEAEGVIAEDSDPATRDMHVVDTGPTAKTTNVARDFLAGLV